The following DNA comes from Miscanthus floridulus cultivar M001 chromosome 5, ASM1932011v1, whole genome shotgun sequence.
gttcggagaaacattatagcgatatacggagattagagaatatttagaagaatattaaagcatgtcTTAACTTTAGACGGAGCGTcttggtcggcgacgtatggcgttatctggtcggcgttagGCAGATTAGATATGGAGAGATCGTCGTCGTAGCCATATTCAATATGGTCGGAGAAGCGATGCTGCGTGGCGGAGTAGATGGCGTAAATGATGCCAAGTAGATGGCTCGCTTGATGGGTCGCTCGGCGGCCCGACGCAGTCGGACATCTCGCTTTTGGTCTTTTCGCATCTCAGACGTGCAGAAGCTGAAGTCCGTAGACATGCAGAGTTGTTCCGTCCACCGCAAGGTCCCGCGCGCCCGCAGTGTTCCCGAGTTAGGTAGCCATGCGGTACGGCTTGGACATGGTCTCCTCGCCGCAGGTCTGCACATGCTCGCGCACCACCGCCGTCGCGGGGTCCTTCTCCTGATAACTCGGCGTAGCGATGGCGCGAGAAGCGTAGCTGAATCCCTGTCGATAATATTTGTATAGACATATGGAGATACATGTAGATTTACGTCTATCATGGAATTAAAGAATTGACTTAGCTTGCTCGATGTGCGATTCGCTGTGTCAACTCGCCGTGTGAAAAATATCTGACGCATCCATGCATGCACGTGCATGCGAGATCAATCTTGATTTTGACTCTGTAGACCAGCAAAGCTTCCCTGGGCTGCTAGTTCATCTCTGTTGTTGTGCTCGGGCGACGCGGAAATTTGTCAGGCAAACACACATAGATGGATTGTCTGGCACCATAGGAATCCGGCTTTAGATGTTGCGCCGCCGACTGCCATGCATGGCATGCTAGATGCGATCTTGAGGTCTACCGAGCCAGCGCTTGGTTGAAGAAGTTGTCACGAGCGTGTGTTGCTGCCGTGAATCCGCGGTGAGTTGCGCCGTGTGCCCGTGTCGCCGCGGATGATGTTGATCTTGAGATGCGCCATTTgtttcgccatggatcagcacgcacaccctctacctggcgcgctaactaTCAAcaaaatatgctcggcagtccaccgaggggtatcccgcgatggtagatttgtcggtggggtgcgcgtaatcaggaaccggatggtgacacaaggcgtagagacagcgatttagacaggttcgggctgtttgatcgacgtaataccctatgtcctgtgtctttggtgtattgtattgagatgtagtagatagatcgtGATGGATCgttgtgtccactaggggacccttgtctcttcttatatagtctggagggacagggttacaggtAAAGTagtctatttggtactatacaatgtcttacggtgcacgccgagcagcaccgtgcacgccttgatcttgtgggccgggccacctccgatggtgcggcccatgtcttgggggccatacccccatagcccCTCTCTCCTTGCTGGCGCTGGACGTGCTGGTGTCCGTGGACCAAGGCTCGAGGAGGAGCACAAGCTCTAGCATCAGCTACCGCACAGGGAGGGCGTCTCCGTCGGACCTCGATCGATTTCTCGACCGCTGACTCTGCATCTGCGGCCTCAGATTGAGGAGAGCAGAGTGGTATTGGTGGCGACGGTGTGGCGAGATCTGCTCTCGTGTGGGGCAATGACTGCTGCTGACGGAGGCTGTCGTGCGGCGGGGGCGGTGCACAGCTGTAGCTGGACGGAGGCGCGTGGACTAGGATTCATGGCCGCCGGTTCGTGTCGTCGACTAAGGAGAGGCCAAAGTCACTCCGTCTATGGTTCATCGGGTATGTCGTGCGATGCTTGATTGACATCGCATGCTCTGTGCCGACGCTCAGTAGCCGACTCTCTGTAGGAAGGTGCTTAGGGAGGACGACTTGGAGACCGACTCCTGCAAGTTCGAGAGTGGCCGTAGGGAGGACGACGCGGTGACGCAGATGAGGAGGCATCCCGGTTCTGTGGCCCAGTGTGGGTGTGAAGCACTCCGACCGGGCAAATTGAACCTCCAGGATTCTATATCGGCCAAGTATCAACAAACAATGTCAGTCATGAAGATTCGCCACTAAGAGGCGGTTGTTATTCATTACTATATAACTATATATACTTGATAGACTATCTACCTATATTGTTGTGCCTAATCATTCGATAGTATATAAGTCAATTGCTGATCATAATGTAGCCCCTTGGGGCTGAATATGAAACAACCTAATGCAGTTTTGGGTGCAGGTGTTGCTGGGGTGCATCTTTCTTCTGATAAAAGTACCAATTACAAAATGATCAATCATAAACTACACAACTCAGGTTTGTGCATTACTGCTTCCTATACTGCCTATGTTGAATTTTCATAAAATTGTTGTGCCTATTATTACGATAATTAAATTACTTGTTTGACAAATGGTTCACATTTTGCCAAAATGGATGTAACTGATATCAACAAGTTCGCTACTCGGTCCTAGCAGCAAGTTACATTTCAAAGTTATTGATAAAAATGTAGGTAAGTGCCATGGCTGGTTCATGGGATTAAAGTAAGCTCTGTTTCTCCTTATGCTAACCGGATGTGCTATTCCATCTATTTAATCCCAAGAATTCATAATCTTGTAAAGGCCTGTTGATATTGTTGACTTATGTGAAATGGAAAATTGGTAATAtactcctctttcattgaattcagGCCAATTGTCACAATCAAGAATTATCGCCATGTTGAGAAAGGAGATGGAGCAGAAACTTCAACATTGTATTATTGCTTGCATTTCTCATGTTTGGCAATTATACTTCTCTACTATGAGCTAAATGGTGTGTTTATGTGTGCACAAACTGGATGTAGGATATGTAAGAGATGGCATAGTTTTGCTTATTGCAAATATTAGTACAAGAATAATTGCACAGGAAGTGCATCCTTTGGTAACACAATCTGTTGTATTGATGGAATATGCTGCATCAATACTTCAATAGTAATGGCACATGTTTGAAAGGGGTGTATCTGcatatcttttttttcttctgaaattcttGTTCCTGCCCTTCTCTTTTAATCATTCAAGGAGCAAGATTGTCTTGTTAGTGGAAGGAACTATCATTAACATGTGAGGTTCTCTTCCCATAGGAGCCAAGGGATTGTTGCTAGCACATTTTATTTGACATGGCTAACCGTTTTGTGAGTGCTAGTAGCGCAAGTGTTATTCTTTCTGACAGGATGGCTTATAATTAATCAATGTTTGTTTCATTAGTGCCATGATGTTTGGTCAACATTATCTTTTCATTCATCGGCATTTTTTATAAGGTCCTCGACATTGATTGTGTGGTCAATAGGACACAATTTATGCTTAAGTAGAACTATTTTATTGCATAGTAAACTGATGTGATATTATTTTACATTAGCTTTGCACAGTGAAACATGTAATTTTAAAATTTTTTCTTGCTCCCGTCGCAACGTACgggtgcgttgctacgggatagctaataatttgtactaaaaacatatagatcgcacgataagataacaatactgtaaaaattaaatattaACATTAAAGTGacagttaatccaaaaagcaaagtttgtgaaattaacagtcacgaAGAGCGCGGCGTCAcaggcttacaaactctactgtatagatctTTTCGGATGTTGCAATGGGGACAAATAATGCCCTAATAACTATGAAGGAAAATATGTGAGATCAACTTTCACATATTCAAGTAGCCCACATCTTTAAatacatgaaaacaaccaatgttAAGAAATGTGCAATATATATAAAATCTTCTACATATAGTAGCCCACATCTTTAAATACATGGAAACGGCAAACGTTAAGAAATGTGCAATATATCATGTGaaccgtgtgtttttagtataaattattaGCTATCTCATAGCAACGGGCGTGCACGCTACCTACTATAGTATAAAGGGAACCAAACAGGCCGTTCTATATGTCACCCCGTCATGTGACTGCTAATTTGCCATGCTACGATACGACTGCAACGGCAAGCTGTTTGCATTTGTACCCTGATGAGATGAAATCCTTATGAACCGGCTTAATCGGTGCTGACTTTGTGTTGAGATTTCACTGAATTTCCGCTGACTTCAACTGAGATTTGAGGCTTTGTATGTATAAAGGTTGGAAAGCGAAACGGTTTATTCAGCGGTTTATTCGGCCTGTTCGGCTGGACTGGAGGAtcatggattattactgctggctggtttggtttgagagaaaaatactattccggctaaaaatttacgatcgtttacgagatcCACCAGCCAACCGAATTATCTTCAGAGTACGGTAAACGTAACGTGTGCGCGTCGCATGTGTTACGAACGAATTACCATTTCCAACGGACCCTGTAAAAACCCCGTGTCAAAGAGCAAAACAAGAAACAAAACCTCCGATCAAATCAAAGAATTACAAATGGGCACAGGTTTTGTTATCACAACTCCCAACAAAACAAACTGTCAAAATAGACGCAAACATAAAAAAGACAGACGATACAGCCCTACTCTATCCTGCACCGGATGGACAAGCAGCTCGTCCCGAAACAATTTGACCCATGTGTGCGGCCTTAAATTGGATTGGAGCTTCAGGTCAAAAACAATGTCACTAAGCTACAAGGCGATCAAAATTAATGTACATCATTTTATCTATATCAGTGCACAGCAGCCTCTTGGATCTCATCGGTCTCGTCAACTACTAGCTCGTCCTTGAACAGGACCTTCAGGTGTGGTAGAACCTTGGGCACAACTGGCAGATCCGCAAGGTTTACGCTCATCAGGTCAAAGGCGATGCAGGTCTTCTCCATATCAACCTCGTCGATAACTGGGATTTTTGGGTATCGCTGGCTGAAGTGGGTCAGAATTATCCTGTATGCTCCAGCCAATGTGCCTACTTCTATGGCCTCCTTGGTTGTACTATGGTTCCGCGCGATCGCTTCATCCTTCATACTGTCCTCAAATGTTGCCTGACAAAAAATATAGAGTATTACAAAGACAGCTAAGGGCATATATATTGTAATACCATTACCATCTACCATTAGCTAGTACAGGAGAACATTGTGCATCTAACAATATGATACGATATCTGCAAGATTAATTATTGGGGGGGTACAATGGTGCTTGTGGTCCAGGATTAGTCagagcatgaaacacatacagcAGTGTGGACAACTATTATATATTGATGAAGCTTTTGCAAAACTCCTGCCGAAGCTGTGACATAACAATGATGCCACTTATATCAGCAAGAAATATAACATGGATATCTCAAGCAACAAGATATATGATATGGATATCTCAAGGACAAAACTACAAATTCTTCAGCTTACCTCATGTATTAGCACTGTGGCATCTCTGGATGCATCTATAAGAGCTGGACACGGTCGTGTGTCGCCAGAATATACAAACTTCCAGCCTGGAATTACCTTTCCAGCACTGTTTGTTTTCTCCATGGCCCTGAAAACAACCCCAAATGCCTGTGGACAGTGTAGTACAGGGACACTATACAGAATCTCTAAACCTGATTCCTGTAGAACTTCTTTGAAATTAACAAGAGCTGTGGTATCCCTTGGACTTGCAGGCTTCCTGTTGTAGTTCTCCATTCTACTTCCAGGGGCAAACATTGTGTTCTCCAGTTGAGGTATGGCTGATTCAGTATCATTTTCACTGAGAAAGGCCTCAACACTAGACTTCAAAGTATGCCTGCAGTCTAGGAACTGCATGTCAAGATCTTCAAGCGTTGAATATGCATTTAGGAATCTCTCAAGTGGCCTTGGTCCAATCACAAGCAAGGGTTTATGAGGCATCCCCCTTAACAATTTAGACCTCAGAGCAAGAATTCTAGCCAACCCTGTGTGGTGATCAGCATGAATATGGGAAATCCAAATACACCTCAAACCTTTTACAGCTTCATCGACACCATTTACACCAAATCTATTACAAAAGACAGTATACTTTCATgaacataattaatatataggtttaTGCATTATGAGAAGATCTGCAAGAACTAACCTCCTTTTCAGTTGTCCTAAAGTTCCTTCACCGCAGTCCAGAAGTATACCTCCTCGTGCAAATAAGTTAATATATATGGAACTTACGTTCCGGTATTTTGAAGGCTGAGATGAACCTGTACCCAAAAAAGTGATCTCCATATCTTCCCTTGTTGCATCCTCCACACAACAAGGGATCTCCTGACTGTCCCTTGGATGCTTTCCCCAGACAATTTCTTGAAAAGGAGTGCCATCATCTAGCTTATCTGATTTTTGATTGATCCATGGTTCTTCAACCATACGATTGCCAGTTGGTGGTAGTGTATTTTTATCATTCACATTTTGCCAGAATTTGCGAACCTGTACAGGAACTTCACTAACCTCTGGGATCTCAGATACAAGCTCTTGTACAATATCCTTGTAGGTGAACAAGTTTGGAATAGAAGCTCTATCCAAACCCAGTTGAGCATACGGACGCAGATGAAACtgaagaaaaaggatagtactaTTCAGTCCTATATTGCACTTAACTAAATTAAGTTAAACTTAAACAACACACCCATATTTGTTCCCTCAGTTTCTTTTTACATTCCTCTCTGAAAGAAGAGTCTTCCCCTACAGCCCTACTTGTATGTTATTATACATCATTATTAGAATGTAAAAGACATTACATGCTGGGAATTGACTTTGAAATTTATTTAgtgcaaaaacaaaaacaagaaaacaaaggtcCCAACTACTTCTTTGATAAAGAACATGCAACTTTATGTAAAAGATTGTCTACAAATACATGCTACCAATGATGATAAAAGATCCAAACAATTTTGAAGTCCCAATTGGACCTACGCATTCTACCTTCCCAGTCTTAATGGTTTGCTGAATAACAAGATTTCAATAAAAAATGACATCAAAGCCCCAATCAGAACGCCAGATTAATACATATATGATCACATAACAGGTGTGATACAGCAAGGATGAAAGAACAAAATTACCTTTAGTAGGTTTTGCGCAGACACACTTCCACAGGCTTCCAATGAAGCATTctgaaaggaaaacaaaatattTTATAAACAGCAGTAATTCAACCTTCAAGGTATTATATAGGCTACTGGAACCTACCTTATCATTCTCCGTGACATCATTTGGAGGTTGTACAGACCAAAACCCAGAGGATGGGAAGAGCTGAGGGCATACAAAATTGAGGCGTGATGATATCCTTGCACTACCTTTCAAGATAGGAATTTCCATGTTTTTACTGCATGCATAAAAAAACGGAAAAAAAGGCATAAGGCCAATCAGCCAAAAAAGCAGTGGCACAAGCTGAAAATACAACTTAAACAGTGCCATACAATGTATTTTTCCCATATCATTATGGAAAATTTAACCCTAAGAAGCAGCAGTCACTAACATATATGAACATAGTTGTTTCACCTCATTTTTATTCAGCAACATAGTAGTTAACTTTGGATTTGCATGCAGTGCCAATCAGTTCAAACTGACATAGGAAATCTATACACAGAATGGACTTCATCCAAAAAAAGGAAAATGGAATTGAATCGTACATTTCATGTCCTGCCATGATATGTTGTGTTGCACCAAATTTTTTCATCCAGTTCTGGTAGTCAACAGATCTAGTCACAGATGATGGACCTAAGTGGATTATGCAATTTACTTTCTTGCCACTTTGCTCTGGAGAATCTTCATAAAAGCAGCTAAGGGGTTGCAGTGAAAAAAGTTCTGGCATATGATACTGTGTGGGGCAATCCACCAGAAGAACAGTTGGTCCAGGAATTGACGGACCAAGAACATCACTTGGATGAACCTAGACAATTAATTGACAAAACATAACGAGCTTTAGAAAAGAAACTCAAACTAGATAAATGGTGCACGCAATTGTTGTTCAAACATCAAACTTATACTAAAAACTTACATTCTAGCATTTAAATAATCGTAAAGTAGCGAATTCTCAAAAGTGACAATACCATTAAAATTTCTGATAAGCCTTATTCTGTTAAAATAGAGTCCAAGGACAACTAGCATATGTTTCCATAGTGTAGTTAGGAAAGAGGAAATATCTAATGTCATGTCATCCTAATGCAATATTAAGCTAAACAGACTAAAAAAATCCAACAACACTAGGTCAATAAAAGGCAGCATTGGTCTCCTAGGTGGCAAAAGCCTCATTGAAAAGAGAAGGTACTACAAAAATAACATAACAGATATTGCTTTATTCATGACTAACCATTTCATCAAATTGATCAGACTGCACAGAATTCCCAAGTTGAAGTTCACGGTACTTGGGCCCAGGCCTAAGGCCAAGGGCAGCAGCCTTAGATGGGTCAAACTTTCCCTTAATTTTTGG
Coding sequences within:
- the LOC136553268 gene encoding tRNase Z TRZ3, mitochondrial; the encoded protein is MPQVAAPLRLLPPLSQTLAAPAPLLHLSSCPASFGRATSLRALSYRRRRHPEPRRGSSTLGKTPAKEEMDREVAFNRKPADGKDGGKRGSMELKTRRLNPVNTTCYVQILGTGMDTQDTSPSILLFFDKQRFIFNAGEGLQRFCTEHKIKLSKIDHIFLTRVCSETAGGLPGLVLTLAGIGDEGISVNIWGPSDLDFLAGAMRSFIPNRAMLHTQSFGTDRNASSPQSKDSVIILDDEVVRISAMFVKPRYHHGIGSSNDSDMKPGDTAIVYACELPKIKGKFDPSKAAALGLRPGPKYRELQLGNSVQSDQFDEMVHPSDVLGPSIPGPTVLLVDCPTQYHMPELFSLQPLSCFYEDSPEQSGKKVNCIIHLGPSSVTRSVDYQNWMKKFGATQHIMAGHEIKNMEIPILKGSARISSRLNFVCPQLFPSSGFWSVQPPNDVTENDKNASLEACGSVSAQNLLKFHLRPYAQLGLDRASIPNLFTYKDIVQELVSEIPEVSEVPVQVRKFWQNVNDKNTLPPTGNRMVEEPWINQKSDKLDDGTPFQEIVWGKHPRDSQEIPCCVEDATREDMEITFLGTGSSQPSKYRNVSSIYINLFARGGILLDCGEGTLGQLKRRFGVNGVDEAVKGLRCIWISHIHADHHTGLARILALRSKLLRGMPHKPLLVIGPRPLERFLNAYSTLEDLDMQFLDCRHTLKSSVEAFLSENDTESAIPQLENTMFAPGSRMENYNRKPASPRDTTALVNFKEVLQESGLEILYSVPVLHCPQAFGVVFRAMEKTNSAGKVIPGWKFVYSGDTRPCPALIDASRDATVLIHEATFEDSMKDEAIARNHSTTKEAIEVGTLAGAYRIILTHFSQRYPKIPVIDEVDMEKTCIAFDLMSVNLADLPVVPKVLPHLKVLFKDELVVDETDEIQEAAVH